A window from Rhea pennata isolate bPtePen1 chromosome 1, bPtePen1.pri, whole genome shotgun sequence encodes these proteins:
- the CEP295 gene encoding centrosomal protein of 295 kDa isoform X5, with protein sequence MKRKVTRVGKLRFSPNEETMLLKEEYERRRKLRLQQVREQEKYIALRIRQEVKQRREEQLHQLEKALRAEWQKAQDEKIKALEKLYLSSLRAVGEGHRQAKENEPDLEALAKQAEERKQRAEKRHRKALKEQKYQKEKLLREQARRVNARKHALDVERERAAKVASLPPPPPHPLENFEVQKIPTVKVCSADDFYVTHYHLSEPYVNREMDREQADARLVAEKEVKRLEELQREKERDRREQLEKSHLRGSHALKKVHLAQDRERLLKELEQMQNMDRMHRKRVVAQMPPQLFVPAYKRMEIKDDWQRELEFAFEDMYNEDRKMKGDLILQFEPQPLPDPSDRSQDNELDITLDPESTCDTGQELREVVEEEVPNESENHEERKIHQPQSKHALKKLLNKIRSQKEEQTSKSERECRSEIETIESGTIASEERRLCDLERTDEQHKNSVSETKDSMEMLEDKVLAENSVLIHPREQAAKIRMEEERQKWNKQIEQQKLEQLALLKQIEENRARLEADFLKIQMQHCLEEVNKKEKEEKDQLVQSSNSPFTDQQKEGEHETETTTVSKTGSPREASHLQMIRSYQQRLLQQSRLHKRTVEEARKCLQEYQNKLKQRYSSTPVTPISSVETKSVNLKSTSEPVLQKQGVHPIQCQLSEQVSTQEHSQSLPVFSGTPHVSEETSAQKYEEQIHDVCPGRHVQFLETSKLNQGVFHLPYSSPSQEQMGMLETSNTRVRDSPQFQIPSGLGMALQDVPPVRMQPEARVQQVRFVLPAENSSEPSGTVECDGESLSRKMSNHQTETDAVEEPPQKIPLLPGTNRSWVAQAASSDSSEYQQGSAESNLKTSFEQPLSLLQPLTLSHEELKAHNVQEFLTSKSGDASLLNYSTILNLRNRVLASSESIQAQQKYLKELQEQLDAQREALLSRQKIQEQLLLRKQDKLKEQMQRQQEALKEFLNKQVREFSTNEEMTQAKKPNCLTNFLQDSENYQQMNCDTSAFQEDEMISQCVSPAGHTEQPKKLECKEQKRRSSKPPLAKVKLGLDLEQHELSVIPEVDTPRSCNISFADKTDSAGGESSPISTAGEFACVNSYSRALHEDGRLSGSITNYEEQICSGSLRESEQSSRLLKMLMTEKSYDSAWSQDSHAAQNLPVLVPETGNGVVTHTGPSFRLYNTEILSKVVSTNSGSEAFMEGAPCDLSSTISTGSFLTSETLDTSPIDTGLSSGSTEVRIFREMASHPWNSLVPVNMQQRQEDLSGASGDLNISSQDNTPFQVPAPEFDFPEMERHFPNFHRQHFQPLEPCLDLDSSSSLSQYKISQDSREFIKTSRFSTKCEDMTVFLEARNSSLNIQRNSSPFHLETNNSNNITSEQESAKENVTLGSEESFHPLLELESTVSNHCQNADQPADLNVILERSFKQYTGIKNWTESDVSSATQYEELARNIESINLQSSMEDLRNESPNSLEEQRSFYQLNTTPVTMDKTLPEYLLKEGATIKTETVCSEKLSSEVFDKEYVKLTEKSFHGNEGNKMEVGSQWNTNAKMTDQGFPEIQKSSRCPVETNLEISDIRLQAVVQQNASFLERYKKHSNSGLGGSWRIPICETELGHGIMEEPELTLISSNDISIAESDVEHSSQEKTKDDKTSNPACMNQSEFNFFTEERESSPLAPDADYSVFRKPESSFNAQSPKEVMFLEFASAPESLQESFLKRKKNFIQKSLRRVEEIKNKERKNKRPEAGQFQRRKAEMLSRQKESPLASEKKGAATNQLKKVEEVKVSSPEDRKSAEIEMHQRTSRLYNQLAEVKIRQEEKTRQETYAKNREKAKEFQKRTLEKLRARRKPLKTP encoded by the exons AATTTTGAAGTGCAAAAGATTCCCACAGTGAAGGTCTGTAGTGCTGACGACTTCTATGTTACTCATTATCATCTTTCAGAACCTTATGTGAACAGAGAAATGGACAGAGAGCAG GCAGACGCTCGGTTAGTTGCTGAAAAGGAAGTGAAGCGCTTGGAGGAactgcagagagagaaggagagagataGAAGAGAGCAGCTTGAAAAGTCACATCTTAGAGGAAGTCATGCCTTGAAGAAGGTCCATTTGGCTCAG GACAGGGAAAGGCTACTGAAAGAACTCGAACAAATGCAGAATATGGATCGGATGCACAGAAAACGGGTTGTAGCACAGATGCCACCTCAGCTGTTTGTACCTGCATACAAACgaatggaaataaaagatgaCTGGCAGAGGGAATTGGAGTTTGCATTTGAAGACATGTATAATGAAGACAGGA aaatgaaagGAGACCTGATCTTGCAATTTGAGCCACAACCTTTACCAGACCCTTCTGACAGATCTCAAGACAATGAACTTGATATCACTTTGGACCCAGAATCTACTTGTGACACTGGACAAGAATTGAGAGAGGTGGTAGAAGAGGAAGTTCCTAATGAATCAGAAA AtcatgaagagagaaaaattcacCAACCTCAGTCAAAACATGCCTTAAAGAAGTTGTTGAACAAAATTAGAAGCCAAAAAGAGGAGCAGACATCAAAAAGTGAGAGAGAGTGTCGAAGTGAAATTGAGACTATTGAATCAGGCACAATTGCTAGTGAAGAGAGACGATTATGTGATTTGGAACGTACTGATGAACAACATAAAAATTCAGTATCTGAAACCAAAG ACTCCATGGAAATGTTGGAAGATAAAGTTTTAGCTGAAAATTCTGTTCTAATTCATCCTCGGGAACAAGCAGCTAAAATTAGAATGGAAGAGGAAAGACAAAAATGG AATAAGCAAATAGAGCAACAGAAATTGGAACAGCTGGCCTTGCTTAAACAAATTGAGGAGAACAGAGCACGTCTGGAAGCTGATTTTCTGAAGATTCAAATGCAACACTGTTTGGAAGAggttaataaaaaagaaaaagaggagaaagatcaGCTGGTCCAAAGCAGCAACAGTCCTTTCACAGACCAGCAGAAAGAAGGGGAACATGAG actGAAACTACTACTGTGTCAAAAACTGGAAGTCCTAGAGAAGCCAGTCATTTGCAGATGATTCGTAGTTATCAGCAACGTCTTCTACAGCAAAGCAG gCTGCACAAACGGACTGTTGAAGAGGCTAGAAAGTGTCTGCAGGAGTATCAGAATAAATTGAAGCAAAGATATTCAAGTACTCCTGTCACACCTATAAGTTCTGTGGAAACAAAATCAGTTAATTTAAAGTCTACCTCAGAACCTGTGCTACAGAAGCAAGGAGTACATCCAATACAATGCCAGTTGTCTGAACAAGTTAGTACACAAGAACATAGCCAGTCACTACCTGTTTTTTCAGGAACACCACATGTGTCGGAAGAAACATCTGCACAGAAATATGAAGAGCAAATACATGATGTTTGTCCTGGAAGACATGTGCAATTTTTAGAAACATCAAAATTGAATCAAGGAGTGTTTCACTTGCCATATAGCTCTCCTTCACAGGAACAAATGGGAATGTTGGAAACCTCCAATACTCGAGTCAGAGATTCACCTCAGTTTCAGATACCATCAGGATTAGGCATGGCTTTGCAAGATGTCCCCCCTGTCAGAATGCAACCAGAAGCCCGCGTACAACAGGTTAGATTTGTTTTGCCTGCAGAAAATTCCTCTGAGCCTTCAGGAACAGTTGAGTGTGATGGGGAGTCGTTATCTCGGAAGATGTCAAACCATCAAACAGAGACAGATGCTGTGGAAGAGCCTCCACAAAAAATACCTCTTTTGCCAGGAACAAATAGATCTTGGGTAGCTCAGGCAGCCTCAAGTGATTCTTCGGAGTACCAGCAGGGATCTGCAGAGAGCAACCTTAAAACAAGCTTTGAACAACCCctgtctcttctccagcctctgaCTTTATCTCATGAAGAACTTAAAGCTCACAATGTTCAGGAGTTCTTGACATCAAAAAGTGGAGATGCATCTTTATTAAATTATTCTACTATACTGAATTTAAGGAACAGGGTGTTGGCCTCATCAGAGAGCATCCAAGCTCAGCAGAAGTATTTGAAAGAACTTCAAGAGCAACTAGATGCACAAAGAGAAGCTCTTCTTTCTAGAcaaaaaatacaagaacaaCTACTTCTAAGGAAGCAGGATAAATTGAAAGAACAAATGCAGAGACAGCAAGAGGctttaaaagaatttctgaaCAAGCAG gtaaGAGAGTTCAgtacaaatgaagaaatgacACAGGCAAAAAAGCCCAACTGTCTGACTAACTTTTTGCAAGACTCGGAAAACTACCAGCAAATGAATTGTGATACAAGTGCCTTTCAGGAAGATGAAATGATTTCACAGTGCGTCAGTCCAGCTGGGCACACTG AGCAGCCTAAGAAGCTTGAatgtaaagaacagaaaaggagatcTTCCAAACCACCTCTGGCAAAAGTCAAGTTAGGGCTTGATTTGGAACAGCATGAGCTTAGTGTTATACCAGAAGTAGACACACCAAGAAGCTGCAACATTTCCTTTGCAg ATAAAACAGATTCTGCTGGTGGAGAATCTTCTCCCATTTCAACTGCTGGGGAGTTTGCATGTGTTAACTCTTACAGTCGTGCTCTTCATGAAGATGGCAGATTATCTGGGAGCATAACGAATTATGAAGAACAAATCTGTAGTGGAAGTCTAAGGGAAAGTGAACAGTCAAGTAGGCTATTAAAGATGCTGATGACTGAAAAGTCATACGATTCAG CCTGGTCCCAGGATTCTCATGCGGCTCAAAATTTGCCAGTTCTTGTTCCTGAAACTGGAAATGGAGTTGTAACACATACTGGACCATCATTCAGACTCTATAATACG GAAATACTTTCTAAAGTAGTATCCACAAACTCGGGTTCAGAAGCTTTCATGGAAGGGGCACCTTGTGATTTGTCTTCAACAATTTCCACTGGAAGCTTTTTGACTAGTGAAACATTGGATACAAGCCCTATTGACACTg GATTGTCTTCTGGCAGCACAGAAGTTcgaattttcagagaaatggcAAGCCACCCTTGGAACTCCTTAGTGCCTGTTAACATGCAGCAGAGGCAAGAGGATCTTTCTGGAGCATCTGgagatttaaatatttcatctcaAGACAATACTCCTTTCCAAG TTCCAGCACCTGAATTTGATTTTCCTGAAATGGAAAGACATTTTCCTAATTTTCATCGCCAGCACTTTCAGCCTTTGGAACCATGTCTTGACTTGGATAGTTCATCATCCCTTTCTCAGTACAAGATTTCACAAGACAGCAGAGAATTTATCAAG ACTTCAAGATTTTCAACAAAATGTGAAGACATGACTGTGTTTCTAGAAGCCAGAAACTCCAGTTTGAATATACAAAGAAATAGTTCACCTTTTCATCTCGAAACAAACAACTCAAACAACATTACGTCAGAACAAGAGTCAGCGAAAGAAAATGTTACCCTGG GATCTGAAGAATCTTTCCATCCACTTTTAGAATTAGAATCTACTGTGAGCAATCATTGTCAGAATGCTGATCAGCCAGCAGACCTTAATGTTATATTAGAGAGGTCTTTTAAACAATATACTGGGATTAAAAATTGGACTGAGAGTGATGTTTCATCTGCCACACAATATGAAGAACTGGCAAGAAATATAGAATCTATTAATCTCCAGTCTTCAATGGAAGATCTGCGAAATGAAAGTCCAAATTCACTGGAAGAGCAAAGATCGTTTTATCAACTAAATACCACACCAGTTACAATGGATAAAACTCTGCCCGAATACTTACTGAAAGAGGGTGCAACAATCAAAACAGAGACTGTATGTTCGGAAAAATTATCGAGTGAGGTGTTTGATAAGGAATATGTGAAGCttactgaaaaatcatttcatggaaatgaaggaaacaaaatggaagTGGGTTCTCAGTGGAACACAAATGCAAAGATGACAGATCAAGGCTttccagaaatacagaaatcttCCAGGTGTCCTGTTGAAACCAACTTGGAAATCTCAGACATCCGTTTACAGGCTGTTGTACaacaaaatgcatcttttctggAAAGATATAAAAAACATTCTAATTCTGGGCTTGGAGGCTCTTGGCGTATTCCAATCTGT GAGACTGAGTTGGGGCATGGTATTATGGAAGAACCTGAACTCACTCTAATAAGCTCCAATGACATCAGTATTGCAGAATCAGATGTTGAACATTCTAGCCAAGAGAAAACTAAAGATGATAAAACCAGTAACCCAGCATGTATGAATCagtctgaatttaatttttttactgaG gAGAGGGAATCTTCACCATTAGCTCCAGATGCAGAttattcagttttcagaaagccTGAAAGTTCTTTCAATGCCCAGAGTCCTAAGGAAG tcatGTTTCTAGAGTTTGcttctgcaccagaaagctTGCAAGAATCCTTTTTAAAACGAAAGAAAAACTTCATCCAAAAATCTCTGAGGAGagtagaagaaattaaaaataaagagagaaaaaacaaaaggccaGAAGCTGGACAGTTTCAGAGACGAAAGGCTGAGATGTTAAGCAGGCAAAAGGAATCCCCTCTCGCCTCTG aaaaaaaaggggcaGCTACCAATCAGTTGAAGAAGGTAGAAGAAGTGAAAGTGTCTTCTCCAGAAGACAGGAAGTCTGCAGAAATTGAAATGCACCAGCGTACTTCCAG ACTTTATAATCAACTTGCAGAAGTGAAAAtcagacaggaggaaaaaacaaggCAAGAAACCTATgctaaaaacagagaaaaagctaaAGAATTTCAAAAG AGAACACTAGAAAAACTACGAGCCAGGAGGAAACCTCTGAAGACACCGTGA
- the CEP295 gene encoding centrosomal protein of 295 kDa isoform X4: protein MKRKVTRVGKLRFSPNEETMLLKEEYERRRKLRLQQVREQEKYIALRIRQEVKQRREEQLHQLEKALRAEWQKAQDEKIKALEKLYLSSLRAVGEGHRQAKENEPDLEALAKQAEERKQRAEKRHRKALKEQKYQKEKLLREQARRVNARKHALDVERERAAKVASLPPPPPHPLENFEVQKIPTVKVCSADDFYVTHYHLSEPYVNREMDREQADARLVAEKEVKRLEELQREKERDRREQLEKSHLRGSHALKKVHLAQDRERLLKELEQMQNMDRMHRKRVVAQMPPQLFVPAYKRMEIKDDWQRELEFAFEDMYNEDRKMKGDLILQFEPQPLPDPSDRSQDNELDITLDPESTCDTGQELREVVEEEVPNESENHEERKIHQPQSKHALKKLLNKIRSQKEEQTSKSERECRSEIETIESGTIASEERRLCDLERTDEQHKNSVSETKDSMEMLEDKVLAENSVLIHPREQAAKIRMEEERQKWNKQIEQQKLEQLALLKQIEENRARLEADFLKIQMQHCLEEVNKKEKEEKDQLVQSSNSPFTDQQKEGEHETETTTVSKTGSPREASHLQMIRSYQQRLLQQSRLHKRTVEEARKCLQEYQNKLKQRYSSTPVTPISSVETKSVNLKSTSEPVLQKQGVHPIQCQLSEQVSTQEHSQSLPVFSGTPHVSEETSAQKYEEQIHDVCPGRHVQFLETSKLNQGVFHLPYSSPSQEQMGMLETSNTRVRDSPQFQIPSGLGMALQDVPPVRMQPEARVQQVRFVLPAENSSEPSGTVECDGESLSRKMSNHQTETDAVEEPPQKIPLLPGTNRSWVAQAASSDSSEYQQGSAESNLKTSFEQPLSLLQPLTLSHEELKAHNVQEFLTSKSGDASLLNYSTILNLRNRVLASSESIQAQQKYLKELQEQLDAQREALLSRQKIQEQLLLRKQDKLKEQMQRQQEALKEFLNKQVREFSTNEEMTQAKKPNCLTNFLQDSENYQQMNCDTSAFQEDEMISQCVSPAGHTEQPKKLECKEQKRRSSKPPLAKVKLGLDLEQHELSVIPEVDTPRSCNISFADKTDSAGGESSPISTAGEFACVNSYSRALHEDGRLSGSITNYEEQICSGSLRESEQSSRLLKMLMTEKSYDSAWSQDSHAAQNLPVLVPETGNGVVTHTGPSFRLYNTEILSKVVSTNSGSEAFMEGAPCDLSSTISTGSFLTSETLDTSPIDTGLSSGSTEVRIFREMASHPWNSLVPVNMQQRQEDLSGASGDLNISSQDNTPFQGNYHFIPAPEFDFPEMERHFPNFHRQHFQPLEPCLDLDSSSSLSQYKISQDSREFIKTSRFSTKCEDMTVFLEARNSSLNIQRNSSPFHLETNNSNNITSEQESAKENVTLGSEESFHPLLELESTVSNHCQNADQPADLNVILERSFKQYTGIKNWTESDVSSATQYEELARNIESINLQSSMEDLRNESPNSLEEQRSFYQLNTTPVTMDKTLPEYLLKEGATIKTETVCSEKLSSEVFDKEYVKLTEKSFHGNEGNKMEVGSQWNTNAKMTDQGFPEIQKSSRCPVETNLEISDIRLQAVVQQNASFLERYKKHSNSGLGGSWRIPICETELGHGIMEEPELTLISSNDISIAESDVEHSSQEKTKDDKTSNPACMNQSEFNFFTEQERESSPLAPDADYSVFRKPESSFNAQSPKEVMFLEFASAPESLQESFLKRKKNFIQKSLRRVEEIKNKERKNKRPEAGQFQRRKAEMLSRQKESPLASEKKGAATNQLKKVEEVKVSSPEDRKSAEIEMHQRTSRLYNQLAEVKIRQEEKTRQETYAKNREKAKEFQKRTLEKLRARRKPLKTP from the exons AATTTTGAAGTGCAAAAGATTCCCACAGTGAAGGTCTGTAGTGCTGACGACTTCTATGTTACTCATTATCATCTTTCAGAACCTTATGTGAACAGAGAAATGGACAGAGAGCAG GCAGACGCTCGGTTAGTTGCTGAAAAGGAAGTGAAGCGCTTGGAGGAactgcagagagagaaggagagagataGAAGAGAGCAGCTTGAAAAGTCACATCTTAGAGGAAGTCATGCCTTGAAGAAGGTCCATTTGGCTCAG GACAGGGAAAGGCTACTGAAAGAACTCGAACAAATGCAGAATATGGATCGGATGCACAGAAAACGGGTTGTAGCACAGATGCCACCTCAGCTGTTTGTACCTGCATACAAACgaatggaaataaaagatgaCTGGCAGAGGGAATTGGAGTTTGCATTTGAAGACATGTATAATGAAGACAGGA aaatgaaagGAGACCTGATCTTGCAATTTGAGCCACAACCTTTACCAGACCCTTCTGACAGATCTCAAGACAATGAACTTGATATCACTTTGGACCCAGAATCTACTTGTGACACTGGACAAGAATTGAGAGAGGTGGTAGAAGAGGAAGTTCCTAATGAATCAGAAA AtcatgaagagagaaaaattcacCAACCTCAGTCAAAACATGCCTTAAAGAAGTTGTTGAACAAAATTAGAAGCCAAAAAGAGGAGCAGACATCAAAAAGTGAGAGAGAGTGTCGAAGTGAAATTGAGACTATTGAATCAGGCACAATTGCTAGTGAAGAGAGACGATTATGTGATTTGGAACGTACTGATGAACAACATAAAAATTCAGTATCTGAAACCAAAG ACTCCATGGAAATGTTGGAAGATAAAGTTTTAGCTGAAAATTCTGTTCTAATTCATCCTCGGGAACAAGCAGCTAAAATTAGAATGGAAGAGGAAAGACAAAAATGG AATAAGCAAATAGAGCAACAGAAATTGGAACAGCTGGCCTTGCTTAAACAAATTGAGGAGAACAGAGCACGTCTGGAAGCTGATTTTCTGAAGATTCAAATGCAACACTGTTTGGAAGAggttaataaaaaagaaaaagaggagaaagatcaGCTGGTCCAAAGCAGCAACAGTCCTTTCACAGACCAGCAGAAAGAAGGGGAACATGAG actGAAACTACTACTGTGTCAAAAACTGGAAGTCCTAGAGAAGCCAGTCATTTGCAGATGATTCGTAGTTATCAGCAACGTCTTCTACAGCAAAGCAG gCTGCACAAACGGACTGTTGAAGAGGCTAGAAAGTGTCTGCAGGAGTATCAGAATAAATTGAAGCAAAGATATTCAAGTACTCCTGTCACACCTATAAGTTCTGTGGAAACAAAATCAGTTAATTTAAAGTCTACCTCAGAACCTGTGCTACAGAAGCAAGGAGTACATCCAATACAATGCCAGTTGTCTGAACAAGTTAGTACACAAGAACATAGCCAGTCACTACCTGTTTTTTCAGGAACACCACATGTGTCGGAAGAAACATCTGCACAGAAATATGAAGAGCAAATACATGATGTTTGTCCTGGAAGACATGTGCAATTTTTAGAAACATCAAAATTGAATCAAGGAGTGTTTCACTTGCCATATAGCTCTCCTTCACAGGAACAAATGGGAATGTTGGAAACCTCCAATACTCGAGTCAGAGATTCACCTCAGTTTCAGATACCATCAGGATTAGGCATGGCTTTGCAAGATGTCCCCCCTGTCAGAATGCAACCAGAAGCCCGCGTACAACAGGTTAGATTTGTTTTGCCTGCAGAAAATTCCTCTGAGCCTTCAGGAACAGTTGAGTGTGATGGGGAGTCGTTATCTCGGAAGATGTCAAACCATCAAACAGAGACAGATGCTGTGGAAGAGCCTCCACAAAAAATACCTCTTTTGCCAGGAACAAATAGATCTTGGGTAGCTCAGGCAGCCTCAAGTGATTCTTCGGAGTACCAGCAGGGATCTGCAGAGAGCAACCTTAAAACAAGCTTTGAACAACCCctgtctcttctccagcctctgaCTTTATCTCATGAAGAACTTAAAGCTCACAATGTTCAGGAGTTCTTGACATCAAAAAGTGGAGATGCATCTTTATTAAATTATTCTACTATACTGAATTTAAGGAACAGGGTGTTGGCCTCATCAGAGAGCATCCAAGCTCAGCAGAAGTATTTGAAAGAACTTCAAGAGCAACTAGATGCACAAAGAGAAGCTCTTCTTTCTAGAcaaaaaatacaagaacaaCTACTTCTAAGGAAGCAGGATAAATTGAAAGAACAAATGCAGAGACAGCAAGAGGctttaaaagaatttctgaaCAAGCAG gtaaGAGAGTTCAgtacaaatgaagaaatgacACAGGCAAAAAAGCCCAACTGTCTGACTAACTTTTTGCAAGACTCGGAAAACTACCAGCAAATGAATTGTGATACAAGTGCCTTTCAGGAAGATGAAATGATTTCACAGTGCGTCAGTCCAGCTGGGCACACTG AGCAGCCTAAGAAGCTTGAatgtaaagaacagaaaaggagatcTTCCAAACCACCTCTGGCAAAAGTCAAGTTAGGGCTTGATTTGGAACAGCATGAGCTTAGTGTTATACCAGAAGTAGACACACCAAGAAGCTGCAACATTTCCTTTGCAg ATAAAACAGATTCTGCTGGTGGAGAATCTTCTCCCATTTCAACTGCTGGGGAGTTTGCATGTGTTAACTCTTACAGTCGTGCTCTTCATGAAGATGGCAGATTATCTGGGAGCATAACGAATTATGAAGAACAAATCTGTAGTGGAAGTCTAAGGGAAAGTGAACAGTCAAGTAGGCTATTAAAGATGCTGATGACTGAAAAGTCATACGATTCAG CCTGGTCCCAGGATTCTCATGCGGCTCAAAATTTGCCAGTTCTTGTTCCTGAAACTGGAAATGGAGTTGTAACACATACTGGACCATCATTCAGACTCTATAATACG GAAATACTTTCTAAAGTAGTATCCACAAACTCGGGTTCAGAAGCTTTCATGGAAGGGGCACCTTGTGATTTGTCTTCAACAATTTCCACTGGAAGCTTTTTGACTAGTGAAACATTGGATACAAGCCCTATTGACACTg GATTGTCTTCTGGCAGCACAGAAGTTcgaattttcagagaaatggcAAGCCACCCTTGGAACTCCTTAGTGCCTGTTAACATGCAGCAGAGGCAAGAGGATCTTTCTGGAGCATCTGgagatttaaatatttcatctcaAGACAATACTCCTTTCCAAGGCAATTACCATTTTA TTCCAGCACCTGAATTTGATTTTCCTGAAATGGAAAGACATTTTCCTAATTTTCATCGCCAGCACTTTCAGCCTTTGGAACCATGTCTTGACTTGGATAGTTCATCATCCCTTTCTCAGTACAAGATTTCACAAGACAGCAGAGAATTTATCAAG ACTTCAAGATTTTCAACAAAATGTGAAGACATGACTGTGTTTCTAGAAGCCAGAAACTCCAGTTTGAATATACAAAGAAATAGTTCACCTTTTCATCTCGAAACAAACAACTCAAACAACATTACGTCAGAACAAGAGTCAGCGAAAGAAAATGTTACCCTGG GATCTGAAGAATCTTTCCATCCACTTTTAGAATTAGAATCTACTGTGAGCAATCATTGTCAGAATGCTGATCAGCCAGCAGACCTTAATGTTATATTAGAGAGGTCTTTTAAACAATATACTGGGATTAAAAATTGGACTGAGAGTGATGTTTCATCTGCCACACAATATGAAGAACTGGCAAGAAATATAGAATCTATTAATCTCCAGTCTTCAATGGAAGATCTGCGAAATGAAAGTCCAAATTCACTGGAAGAGCAAAGATCGTTTTATCAACTAAATACCACACCAGTTACAATGGATAAAACTCTGCCCGAATACTTACTGAAAGAGGGTGCAACAATCAAAACAGAGACTGTATGTTCGGAAAAATTATCGAGTGAGGTGTTTGATAAGGAATATGTGAAGCttactgaaaaatcatttcatggaaatgaaggaaacaaaatggaagTGGGTTCTCAGTGGAACACAAATGCAAAGATGACAGATCAAGGCTttccagaaatacagaaatcttCCAGGTGTCCTGTTGAAACCAACTTGGAAATCTCAGACATCCGTTTACAGGCTGTTGTACaacaaaatgcatcttttctggAAAGATATAAAAAACATTCTAATTCTGGGCTTGGAGGCTCTTGGCGTATTCCAATCTGT GAGACTGAGTTGGGGCATGGTATTATGGAAGAACCTGAACTCACTCTAATAAGCTCCAATGACATCAGTATTGCAGAATCAGATGTTGAACATTCTAGCCAAGAGAAAACTAAAGATGATAAAACCAGTAACCCAGCATGTATGAATCagtctgaatttaatttttttactgaG caggAGAGGGAATCTTCACCATTAGCTCCAGATGCAGAttattcagttttcagaaagccTGAAAGTTCTTTCAATGCCCAGAGTCCTAAGGAAG tcatGTTTCTAGAGTTTGcttctgcaccagaaagctTGCAAGAATCCTTTTTAAAACGAAAGAAAAACTTCATCCAAAAATCTCTGAGGAGagtagaagaaattaaaaataaagagagaaaaaacaaaaggccaGAAGCTGGACAGTTTCAGAGACGAAAGGCTGAGATGTTAAGCAGGCAAAAGGAATCCCCTCTCGCCTCTG aaaaaaaaggggcaGCTACCAATCAGTTGAAGAAGGTAGAAGAAGTGAAAGTGTCTTCTCCAGAAGACAGGAAGTCTGCAGAAATTGAAATGCACCAGCGTACTTCCAG ACTTTATAATCAACTTGCAGAAGTGAAAAtcagacaggaggaaaaaacaaggCAAGAAACCTATgctaaaaacagagaaaaagctaaAGAATTTCAAAAG AGAACACTAGAAAAACTACGAGCCAGGAGGAAACCTCTGAAGACACCGTGA